DNA sequence from the Macrobrachium nipponense isolate FS-2020 chromosome 41, ASM1510439v2, whole genome shotgun sequence genome:
cgttcagactatcgagaagcgataagatcttcaagattaatggcagtctcttggccaaggcaaagcagtgctgcctattttcagtgttcaatcggagggggccgtttctggagatagtgaagggaagggaaaatgactgttcctccacctcgacctctgtgaatttctttatggttctatctttccgccggctgaagtatgagataagctagaagtcttaactattgtagaatatgcaaatatgttgttgacggcactctaggctcagagattcggttctgtcaaacaacaaagcttcacgatctttgaggtctgtggagattttgaaattctctggatcgaaggttccggcatggaacttagacgtagtctgagtttctgatgccaagaGCATTTcaaacctatcctttctgcgaatttaatacacgtgaccagaaaggctaacattctaaccgctctagccacggcaaagagggttagtgaggtttttagccatcatcagaaggtttggctttaaaggacataatgcagtctgtcctctaagccttccgttcttggtaagaacgaaaacctgtctaacccttgacctgaagcttggagaccaagggtatggcacaaattattgggcaagggcattagagagtcctgtgccctgtcgggtctctcaagttttatcttgataaaactatagaaagtcgaggtcaacggacaatctgcggtgttccgtaaaaagaccagactggttcatgtccaagaacaccctggcattatagtcaaggagtttcttttagaaagtctcattcattatgtttgcataaagatttgagattttttctaatatgaatgctcaagaggtgagggcgcggcctcggaagcatttcaacagagcatgacactcagtaacatcctgagtgccacgctttagcgaagcaactctgtgttcgcttcacactcccaacgggatgtgaagacgacatttgagatctgtaagtcgctaggaccataatatccgtagatatatttttggggcaggaagcaacacgaatcttATCCTATagaaagggataggtgtgcttttaactttgaagggatggtcgcttgaggcgcgttccttttctttagcctagaagttatggaactaactttgataggttaggtcaggtggtggttttagcttcgttgccctcagaagtatggtcatatggtctagtcacattgtggtcacgccccgttgacagatcatctagagcgcaccagcattacatggtctctacctcgctggcaactctagtaaagcagaagcagacttggtgaCAGtaaatcacgaagtcggctatgctaacaggtgacgaaccaagatgtatatcatctacttatttagtttcctaaaaatcctattctgtctcttcccaccatccgaaggtgggattcagctatatatatatctgtcaggtaagtttcatgaacaaaatgttattgttataatacaattaagtttgttcatacttacctggcagatatatataattaaagtgcccacccacctcccctcaggagacagtggcactgataaaatatgaatagaaaatgggaatggttcctgatatccgcctccagcggcgggaataatgggtactaccacctggccgcccactgcgtgtgccgcgaattttgaaattctgtcggacttcagagaatacagctatatatatatctgccaggtaagtatgaacaaacttaattggtattataacaataacattttatggaAGTATAAAGTTGAAGTGATGGGCCTTCAGGAGATCTGATGGATGGATGTGGTGAGGAGGGACggggaagaagatgcaaggaatcAAAGTAGATGGAAAAATTGATTCAAGGTTGAAAGAAGCAAAAAGTTCAGAATTTTTATATGTATGCTTTTTCGCAGGGAAAGACAGGGTGATCTTTGTGACGGAGGAAGACCATGAGACACCAGCTAAAGTGTCGTTACCTGATGACAGCGATGAACAACCAGGTAATTGTGTGCTGAACTGCTTTTACTTGGCTTGAGAAATGTACTGTTGTGTAAGGTTTAGAATGTCCTcgcaattttgtgtgtgtgtaaagataacAGTACTGTATGTAAGAGGTGAAGTACTATGTTTTTAGTAATGGCtttgaatcttgttttttttttttttttttttttataagaattgcCCATGTATATCAGTTTAGTAGTACAGTACATTAAAActatataaagttttttgtttaaagttaaatcgtttaatgtaaaCAACCACTTCTGCAGTTTAACTGTTTGAGAAAACTACTTAGACTGCACATTTTGAGGAAGAAGAGAACCTCGGTAAACAATCATGTCAAACAAATCATTACCATAAATAGTCTGGAAGATCTTTTGAAGTATCAGATGCATTTTACTTTTAGCACAGAAGTCAGTAAACTATATTACCAATTGTTGAGGAAAAATATCTCTTACCAGTATTTTGTTGTAAAAATTTATGGAAATTTACCAAGATCAAAGATGCATTCACTTTTGTAGATTgtacttctttatttctttgcacttttctttgcaaaattacagttATAACTAACATACTATAAAAGTTAAGAACTAAAACctacagcaacccctgggtatttTTATGAgccaatacatatataataagatgtcatgtgagagaaGCATTATTGCTTCCttttgaagtcaagatcacaactagcTCATAAGCTGTCTGCTTCTTGATTTAAGCCAGTCTAAAATttaccattagtgaatttatgggccatAGAAGTATATAATGGAAACTCTTTCCCACCCGATTCCTTCAAATCGATGGCATGTAATATTGGGTACCAGCATGAGTGGATCCATTCACCACCCAAACCCTGTTATTGCTACTTTGATGTTCATCAAGGTAGTAGTGTTTATGTGAAATACAATGTTTAAATTTAGAAATTGAACCTTGGAGTACAGTATacctcattaaaaaataaatgtgtatcAATAATAATGTAGTACAAACACCAGTTATGTGATGGATGGTCATTTGTAGTTGAATTGTTTGTAAGTTGGGTTGTTTAAGTACAGTATGGTATAAAGACACTCTGAACACAGTTTTAATTTGTAATCCCGTTTTAACCTCTCAAACATTCGTAAGGAAAATGTTCTTAAATAGGTTGGTGTCAGTACACAATGCTTAATCAGTTTCTGGGTGTTCTTAGTCTTCACTTCCTAATgtactttttcttttccagtagGCCTAATACAGCCAGATGGAGAAATTAACTGGAGTTGTCCCTGCCTGGGTGGGATGGCAACCGGCCCATGTGGAGTTGAATTCCGAGAAGCTTTCACATGTTTCCACTACTCAAGTGCGGAAATTAAAGGCTCTGATTGCCTAGAACCCTTCAGACAGATGTCAGAGTGTATGTCTCAATATCCAAATGTGTATGGAAACAAAGATGAGAAAGAGGGCCAAGAATTACCTACTGACACCAGTCCTGAATCTTCTAAAATCCGAAGTCATGAACAAAGGATTAGCCTTTGCTCGTTTTTAGTATTGAATTGGCATTTGTAGATattgtaaatttgtgtttttttttatgcagtatgTGAGTTGCTTCATAACAGATGTATAGTGTTGGTTAGATAATTTTGTTACAGAATTTTCAAAGAACATCTtatgtacattatgtatgtaaCTCCTTGTACAAAACTGTTAATTCGTGCGATTTTCATTTCAAATGGGTCAGTATCGATGAAATCGTCACTCCAGTGGAGGACATGGATAGAAACATTCCAGACCAGTACTCGGTTGTCTTGTCATTCAAGAATGTGCAGCTATACTGAAACAAGATACATGTAGCATGAATTGTGGGCAGTCTTGTATGATGTTTGATGTGGGAATTATTTAATGGTTCCAGTAAAGAACGTCTTGAAAGTGTACATTAATTAACGCACACTAGTCACCTTAAGCTGATCAAGTAGATTATCTTCTCATTTTGAAGTTGTCTTACCTACACAGTTTTCTCTCATTTCCAGCTATGGTgatgtgaatatatacatatgttgtacTAGCCAAATAAATTACTAGATTTTGGTAGATGTCAAGAAActgcaaaatataaaatagttaTTTCCTAAAATGTGTAGAAATTTCAGGTGCTAGTATGTAAACAAACTGTCTCTACAGATACCTCATATGTGGTCCACTGATATACGTAAAGCAAGAAAATGGGAGATTAGGTTTAGAAATTGGAAGAATTATTTTAGTCAGGGAAGACACAATTCCACCTATTTATTTggtaatgtttatgtatataatctCTTCCAGTGTAGTTATTGTGATTTCATCATCCAGCATTTAATCAATTTCACATTTTAGGAGCTGCAACCCTACGAATTactcttagttttattttttttctttatttcttttttaacacaTCCAGCAGACCAGCTTGTGAGAGAGGTAATTTTCATAATTCAGTGTCTGGTTAGACTATTTATAAATGATAACAGACCCATGGATGTCAAGTTtgtagctcagtggtctggttaaat
Encoded proteins:
- the LOC135212412 gene encoding mitochondrial intermembrane space import and assembly protein 40-like; this encodes MSYCKQEGKDRVIFVTEEDHETPAKVSLPDDSDEQPVGLIQPDGEINWSCPCLGGMATGPCGVEFREAFTCFHYSSAEIKGSDCLEPFRQMSECMSQYPNVYGNKDEKEGQELPTDTSPESSKIRSHEQRISLCSFLVLNWHL